In Stomoxys calcitrans chromosome 2, idStoCalc2.1, whole genome shotgun sequence, the following proteins share a genomic window:
- the LOC106086254 gene encoding uncharacterized protein LOC106086254 isoform X2, whose amino-acid sequence MILLSNEVMSALHTPVSYTSGSSSELSETASTEENKPRDNKGTSSVTSPINSSVSRIPTIWKRMRDSTHDKDAESKRPPWRAVSISTLPKPDKNALLRAKLLDASRRLRATKIAVGVQTDIVPSKLMKDVALGPQTNLILLKDFGVLTDGSYTKRRDGTTEYILTYSVAQMTDSVKRETVSTQTLIPRLSGDAFLEACSLPVPLDQLAWSQCTPTEKILLKKFINMRDYFIPVTAHFKEKNMHSKRTDNDLHAATVTIKYPNQTLGCNTYSPNKLYHTEFSWNFEYDSDYIEYAKQLSSYTTKNNAHKSSLAPCGEQNSSSLRLNTVENAAIKN is encoded by the exons ATGATTTTACTTTCAAACGAAGTGATGAGTGCATTACATACACCTGTTTCATACACCAGTGGGTCGTCCTCAGAATTAAGTGAAACAGCAAGCACAGAAGAAAACAAGCCAAGGGATAACAAAGGAACATCAAGTGTTACATCACCCATTAACAGCTCAGTTAGCAG AATACCAACTATCTGGAAACGAATGAGGGATTCTACTCATGACAAAGACGCGGAGTCTAAACGCCCTCCTTGGCGAGCAGTAAGCATTTCAACACTGCCTAAACCAGACAAAAATGCTTTGTTACGCGCCAAACTGCTAGATGCTTCAAG aCGTTTAAGAGCAACTAAGATTGCCGTTGGTGTTCAGACGGACATTGTTCCATCTAAACTAATGAAGGATGTTGCTTTAGGTCCTCAGACAAATCTTATTCTATTGAAGGATTTTGGCGTCTTAACTGACGGATCTTACACTAAAAGACGAGATGGCACCACGGAAT atatactgACTTATTCTGTGGCTCAAATGACGGATTCTGTAAAGAGGGAGACAGTATCGACTCAAACATTAATTCCCCGGTTATCTGGAGATGCCTTTCTTGAAGCTTGCTCGCTTCCCGTTCCTCTTGACCAATTAGCATGGTCGCAGTGCACCCCTAcagaaaaaattcttttaaaaaagtttataaatatgCGTGATTACTTCATTCCTGTAACTGCGCATTTTAAAGAGAAGAACATGCATTCAAAAAGGACCGATAATGATCTGCATGCAGCCACGGTAACGATAAAGTATCCTAACCAAACGTTGGGTTGCAACACATATAGTCCAAATAAGTTGTATCACACGGAATTTTCTTGGAATTTCGAATACGATTCAGACTATATCGAATATGCAAAACAGTTATCTTCATATACCACGAAAAACAATGCACATAAGAGTTCACTTGCACCATGTGGTGAACAAAACTCTTCTAGTTTAAG ACTTAATACAGTTGAAAACGCTGCAATCAAAAATTAA
- the LOC106086254 gene encoding uncharacterized protein LOC106086254 isoform X1 gives MILLSNEVMSALHTPVSYTSGSSSELSETASTEENKPRDNKGTSSVTSPINSSVSRIPTIWKRMRDSTHDKDAESKRPPWRAVSISTLPKPDKNALLRAKLLDASRRLRATKIAVGVQTDIVPSKLMKDVALGPQTNLILLKDFGVLTDGSYTKRRDGTTEYILTYSVAQMTDSVKRETVSTQTLIPRLSGDAFLEACSLPVPLDQLAWSQCTPTEKILLKKFINMRDYFIPVTAHFKEKNMHSKRTDNDLHAATVTIKYPNQTLGCNTYSPNKLYHTEFSWNFEYDSDYIEYAKQLSSYTTKNNAHKSSLAPCGEQNSSSLRYLSQFLDDLIDETITLADLIQLKTLQSKINSWGDLHVREENVKKEEANSINNKLPSKHWVPIIDKQEEVLANLKTIKLKNMHTKK, from the exons ATGATTTTACTTTCAAACGAAGTGATGAGTGCATTACATACACCTGTTTCATACACCAGTGGGTCGTCCTCAGAATTAAGTGAAACAGCAAGCACAGAAGAAAACAAGCCAAGGGATAACAAAGGAACATCAAGTGTTACATCACCCATTAACAGCTCAGTTAGCAG AATACCAACTATCTGGAAACGAATGAGGGATTCTACTCATGACAAAGACGCGGAGTCTAAACGCCCTCCTTGGCGAGCAGTAAGCATTTCAACACTGCCTAAACCAGACAAAAATGCTTTGTTACGCGCCAAACTGCTAGATGCTTCAAG aCGTTTAAGAGCAACTAAGATTGCCGTTGGTGTTCAGACGGACATTGTTCCATCTAAACTAATGAAGGATGTTGCTTTAGGTCCTCAGACAAATCTTATTCTATTGAAGGATTTTGGCGTCTTAACTGACGGATCTTACACTAAAAGACGAGATGGCACCACGGAAT atatactgACTTATTCTGTGGCTCAAATGACGGATTCTGTAAAGAGGGAGACAGTATCGACTCAAACATTAATTCCCCGGTTATCTGGAGATGCCTTTCTTGAAGCTTGCTCGCTTCCCGTTCCTCTTGACCAATTAGCATGGTCGCAGTGCACCCCTAcagaaaaaattcttttaaaaaagtttataaatatgCGTGATTACTTCATTCCTGTAACTGCGCATTTTAAAGAGAAGAACATGCATTCAAAAAGGACCGATAATGATCTGCATGCAGCCACGGTAACGATAAAGTATCCTAACCAAACGTTGGGTTGCAACACATATAGTCCAAATAAGTTGTATCACACGGAATTTTCTTGGAATTTCGAATACGATTCAGACTATATCGAATATGCAAAACAGTTATCTTCATATACCACGAAAAACAATGCACATAAGAGTTCACTTGCACCATGTGGTGAACAAAACTCTTCTAGTTTAAGGTACCTTTCACAATTTCTTGATGATTTGATTGATGAAACAATTACATTGGCAGACTTAATACAGTTGAAAACGCTGCAATCAAAAATTAATTCTTGGGGCGACCTGCATGTAAGGGAGGAGAATGTTAAGAAAGAAGAAGCGAATTCCATAAACAATAAACTGCCTTCCAAACATTGGGTACCAATTATTGACAAACAGGAAGAGGTATTAGCAAATTTAAAAacgataaaattgaaaaatatgcacacaaaaaaataa
- the LOC106086254 gene encoding uncharacterized protein LOC106086254 isoform X3, giving the protein MILLSNEVMSALHTPVSYTSGSSSELSETASTEENKPRDNKGTSSVTSPINSSVSRIPTIWKRMRDSTHDKDAESKRPPWRAVSISTLPKPDKNALLRAKLLDASRRLRATKIAVGVQTDIVPSKLMKDVALGPQTNLILLKDFGVLTDGSYTKRRDGTTEYILTYSVAQMTDSVKRETVSTQTLIPRLSGDAFLEACSLPVPLDQLAWSQCTPTEKILLKKFINMRDYFIPVTAHFKEKNMHSKRTDNDLHAATVTIKYPNQTLGCNTYSPNKLYHTEFSWNFEYDSDYIEYAKQLSSYTTKNNAHKSSLAPCGEQNSSSLS; this is encoded by the exons ATGATTTTACTTTCAAACGAAGTGATGAGTGCATTACATACACCTGTTTCATACACCAGTGGGTCGTCCTCAGAATTAAGTGAAACAGCAAGCACAGAAGAAAACAAGCCAAGGGATAACAAAGGAACATCAAGTGTTACATCACCCATTAACAGCTCAGTTAGCAG AATACCAACTATCTGGAAACGAATGAGGGATTCTACTCATGACAAAGACGCGGAGTCTAAACGCCCTCCTTGGCGAGCAGTAAGCATTTCAACACTGCCTAAACCAGACAAAAATGCTTTGTTACGCGCCAAACTGCTAGATGCTTCAAG aCGTTTAAGAGCAACTAAGATTGCCGTTGGTGTTCAGACGGACATTGTTCCATCTAAACTAATGAAGGATGTTGCTTTAGGTCCTCAGACAAATCTTATTCTATTGAAGGATTTTGGCGTCTTAACTGACGGATCTTACACTAAAAGACGAGATGGCACCACGGAAT atatactgACTTATTCTGTGGCTCAAATGACGGATTCTGTAAAGAGGGAGACAGTATCGACTCAAACATTAATTCCCCGGTTATCTGGAGATGCCTTTCTTGAAGCTTGCTCGCTTCCCGTTCCTCTTGACCAATTAGCATGGTCGCAGTGCACCCCTAcagaaaaaattcttttaaaaaagtttataaatatgCGTGATTACTTCATTCCTGTAACTGCGCATTTTAAAGAGAAGAACATGCATTCAAAAAGGACCGATAATGATCTGCATGCAGCCACGGTAACGATAAAGTATCCTAACCAAACGTTGGGTTGCAACACATATAGTCCAAATAAGTTGTATCACACGGAATTTTCTTGGAATTTCGAATACGATTCAGACTATATCGAATATGCAAAACAGTTATCTTCATATACCACGAAAAACAATGCACATAAGAGTTCACTTGCACCATGTGGTGAACAAAACTCTTCTAGTTTAAG TTGA